From a region of the Nyctibius grandis isolate bNycGra1 chromosome 10, bNycGra1.pri, whole genome shotgun sequence genome:
- the C10H5orf15 gene encoding keratinocyte-associated transmembrane protein 2 — protein sequence MAAAGETGVPAGRALCLLLLCAWALAARGQEASDTVKMEMLQKNISSKSENETLNKSPDLTGSLQSVTPAKKEVFPTAAKVNSVSTVKPSAAKGDTPPYVLSGVVTASPVSQMDVDASEDTKIEEEDLLTDLKDTLNSSPPLIKETMESDGGDDYGPYEMTSNSRYNPDLLEMPEDDDSDTISNYNEEIKTLDEKIKDVSVTGLEEEEDSHFFFHLVVVAFLVAVVYVTYHNKRKIFLLVQSRRWRDGLCSRTVEYHRLDQNVNEAMPSLKITNDYIF from the exons ATGGCGGCCGCCGGCGAGACGGGCGTACCGGCGGGCCGCgctctctgcctgctgctgctctgcgcCTGGGCCTTGGCGGCCCGCGGCCAGGAGGCCTCCG ATACTGTGAAAATGGAGAtgcttcaaaaaaatatttcttctaaaagTGAGAATGAAACACTAAACAAATCCCCAGATTTGACAGGCAGCTTGCAGAGTGTAACCCCAGCAAAAAAAGAGGTATTCCCAACAGCAGCTAAAGTCAACTCGGTGAGCACAGTGAAACCATCTGCAGCAAAAGGTGATACTCCACCATACGTCCTCTCTGGTGTGGTGACTGCTAGTCCTGTCTCTCAAATGGATGTTGATGCTTCTGAAGACACTAAAATTGAGGAAGAAGATCTTCTAACAGATTTGAAAGACACACTGAATAGTTCACCACCCCTCATAAAAGAAACTATGGAGTCAGATGGAGGAGATGACTATGGTCCTTATGAAATGACGTCAAATTCCAGATACAACCCAGACCTTCTAGAGATGCCAGAAGATGATGACTCTGACACCATTAGTAATTACAATGAGGAGATCAAGACCCTTGATGAGAAGATAAAAGATGTTTCTGTCACAGGgttggaagaagaagaagacagccatttcttttttcatctggTTGTAGTTGCCTTCTTAGTAGCTGTTGTTTATGTCACCTATCACAACAAGAGGAAG atcttCTTATTGGTGCAGAGCCGAAGATGGAGGGATGGCCTGTGCTCTAGGACAGTGGAATATCATCGTTTAGATCAAAATGTAAATGAAGCAATGCCTTCCCTGAAAATAACTAATGACTATATATTTTGA